In one window of Chryseobacterium viscerum DNA:
- a CDS encoding DUF2461 domain-containing protein — translation MSASISSKTFDFLNKLNKNNNREWFNEHKNLYTESQQNVITFLDELIKEMSGFDEELAKIDSKKALFRIYRDTRFSKDKSPYKTNFGASLGMGKGNQKGGYYLHLESGKSFLAGGIYMPESSVLKEVRKEISVYGDDFLKILNNKDFKKHFPELDQDDKLKKIPQGFEKEDPMGEYLKLKNFIVVYSLKDEEVLDKNAVKNMNKVFKLMKPFNDFLNTPFL, via the coding sequence ATGTCTGCAAGCATTTCTTCCAAAACATTTGATTTTTTAAACAAATTAAATAAAAACAATAACCGAGAATGGTTTAATGAACATAAAAACCTGTATACTGAATCTCAGCAAAACGTTATTACATTTCTGGATGAACTGATTAAAGAGATGTCCGGTTTTGATGAAGAACTTGCTAAAATTGACAGTAAAAAAGCCTTGTTCAGGATTTACAGAGATACAAGATTTTCAAAAGATAAATCTCCTTATAAAACCAATTTCGGAGCATCTCTGGGAATGGGAAAAGGGAATCAGAAAGGAGGTTACTATCTTCACCTGGAATCTGGAAAATCCTTTTTAGCCGGAGGTATTTATATGCCAGAGTCTTCTGTTTTGAAAGAAGTTCGTAAAGAAATATCGGTATACGGTGATGATTTTCTTAAAATTCTCAACAATAAGGATTTCAAAAAGCACTTCCCTGAACTTGACCAGGATGACAAACTGAAAAAAATCCCCCAGGGTTTTGAGAAAGAGGATCCTATGGGAGAATATCTGAAACTTAAAAATTTCATTGTAGTATATTCTTTAAAAGATGAAGAAGTACTGGATAAAAATGCAGTGAAAAATATGAACAAAGTTTTCAAGCTGATGAAACCTTTCAATGATTTCCTTAACACTCCTTTTCTTTGA
- a CDS encoding FkbM family methyltransferase codes for MSLYQKIAEKLQYISPNFYKKRYFKTLNNLNKNNFSERNVEPELVWIKEYLPKNAVILDIGTNVGTFLYQLENTLNHDNIYGFEPNKKLYRRLKRLFPAMHIFPLALSDENIIAEFKVPVINGKTIASRGTLNTSYKEKGEEKSYTEKVKVIKLDEWAALEHFKRLDFIKIDVEGNEIKTLFGARETIRQFTPTLMVEMEQRHHQTPIWNEISEVMNWGYEAKYLNRNSFTLESLTEDIITQNTNDEKNKTQYINNIIFIPKNI; via the coding sequence ATGTCTTTATACCAAAAAATCGCAGAAAAGCTACAATATATAAGCCCGAATTTCTATAAAAAAAGATATTTCAAAACGTTAAATAATCTTAATAAAAATAATTTTTCGGAACGCAATGTAGAACCGGAGCTGGTATGGATCAAAGAATACCTTCCTAAGAATGCTGTTATATTGGACATTGGTACGAATGTAGGAACTTTCCTATATCAGTTGGAAAACACTTTGAACCACGATAACATTTATGGTTTTGAACCCAATAAAAAGCTTTACCGTCGATTAAAAAGACTGTTTCCGGCAATGCATATCTTTCCTCTGGCTCTTTCTGATGAAAATATAATTGCCGAGTTCAAAGTACCTGTTATTAACGGAAAAACAATTGCTTCCCGTGGCACTTTAAACACTTCTTACAAAGAAAAAGGAGAAGAAAAAAGCTATACGGAAAAAGTAAAAGTGATCAAACTGGACGAATGGGCAGCACTGGAACATTTCAAAAGGCTTGATTTTATCAAAATAGACGTCGAAGGAAACGAAATAAAAACGCTTTTCGGAGCAAGAGAAACCATCCGACAGTTTACGCCGACATTAATGGTCGAGATGGAGCAAAGACACCATCAAACTCCTATATGGAATGAAATATCAGAAGTAATGAACTGGGGATATGAAGCAAAATATCTGAACAGAAACAGCTTTACTCTGGAAAGTCTTACAGAGGACATTATAACACAAAATACAAACGACGAAAAAAATAAAACTCAGTACATCAACAATATTATTTTTATACCTAAAAACATTTAA
- a CDS encoding lipopolysaccharide biosynthesis protein, whose amino-acid sequence MSVVARQGFKYSIIGYIGFLLGTVSAIFIFPNDFEFYGKLRYILPTAEMLVPFVVLGISYSNVKFFHTVERDGKKQNMLSLSLLTVFINFLIFTVVFFILPYFYPKFRHSEAWKIKEMILPLILILSFCAIFNKYTSNYKRIVVSNIFDNLFPKIANLGAFCLFFFALSQNITAAASQKIAFAFFFGIFFLMLLGYIYYTNKLEKIKLDFNTDYFKKNNFWKEFFNYSFFGFLGTFGNYLAINSFMIGEFMGMEEVGIYSVLYALISLISIPQLGLFNISAPIINKTLADGDMVELDRFHKKTSLTLYFLGAVLFSCIMVGFPYLTQFMPKNGTMLREYEPVVWIWGSAVLIDLATGFNGNIISLSKYYRFNILVMLLLAGLTIGLNYYFIKNTDLKLIGIALSTAISLTIYNVVKIVFNYIVFKVSPLSIEMIFVSIICTLAITVAIVLPNFNSNLLNLVYKPAVVLILIYIGNYFTKIFPVEDYLNVKFIKSIFKFK is encoded by the coding sequence ATGAGTGTAGTAGCGAGACAAGGCTTCAAATATTCCATTATCGGTTATATTGGGTTTTTGCTGGGCACAGTTTCCGCAATATTCATATTTCCGAATGATTTTGAATTTTATGGAAAGCTGCGCTACATTCTTCCCACTGCAGAAATGCTGGTTCCTTTTGTAGTATTGGGAATTTCCTATTCAAACGTGAAATTTTTCCACACGGTAGAAAGAGACGGTAAAAAACAAAACATGCTGTCATTGTCGCTGCTCACTGTTTTTATCAATTTTCTTATTTTCACGGTTGTATTTTTTATACTTCCTTATTTTTATCCAAAGTTCAGGCACTCAGAAGCATGGAAGATCAAAGAAATGATTCTTCCTCTGATTTTAATCCTTTCATTTTGTGCTATTTTCAATAAATATACTTCCAATTATAAAAGAATTGTGGTTTCCAATATTTTCGACAATCTGTTTCCGAAAATAGCAAACCTGGGAGCTTTCTGCCTTTTTTTCTTTGCCTTATCACAGAATATTACCGCTGCAGCATCGCAGAAAATAGCTTTTGCTTTCTTTTTTGGAATCTTCTTTTTAATGCTTTTGGGGTATATTTATTACACCAACAAACTGGAGAAAATCAAGCTTGATTTTAATACGGATTATTTTAAGAAGAATAATTTCTGGAAAGAGTTTTTCAATTACAGTTTCTTCGGATTCCTGGGAACTTTTGGAAATTATCTGGCGATCAACAGCTTTATGATCGGAGAATTTATGGGAATGGAAGAGGTAGGAATCTATTCTGTTTTATATGCCCTGATCTCATTAATCTCTATTCCACAGCTTGGATTGTTTAATATATCTGCTCCTATCATCAATAAAACGCTGGCAGACGGAGATATGGTAGAACTGGACAGATTTCACAAGAAAACATCTTTAACATTATATTTCCTTGGCGCTGTTTTATTCTCATGCATTATGGTGGGATTCCCGTATCTGACACAATTTATGCCCAAGAACGGAACTATGCTAAGAGAATATGAGCCTGTAGTCTGGATCTGGGGTTCTGCTGTACTGATAGATCTCGCAACAGGCTTCAACGGAAATATTATTTCTCTTTCAAAATATTACAGATTCAATATTCTGGTGATGCTTTTACTGGCTGGGTTAACTATTGGGCTTAATTATTATTTCATTAAAAATACAGATCTGAAGCTGATCGGAATTGCTTTATCTACAGCTATTTCTCTTACTATTTACAATGTTGTAAAAATCGTTTTCAATTATATTGTATTTAAGGTTTCGCCTTTAAGCATTGAAATGATTTTTGTCTCTATTATCTGTACTTTAGCTATTACAGTGGCTATTGTTCTTCCCAACTTCAACAGCAATCTGCTTAACCTTGTTTACAAACCTGCAGTTGTTCTGATACTGATCTATATCGGAAATTATTTCACCAAAATATTCCCGGTTGAAGATTATTTGAATGTAAAATTTATTAAGAGTATTTTTAAGTTTAAGTAA
- a CDS encoding TMEM175 family protein: protein MTQKQQHTSFSDKHPKQDFQVERLAFFSDAIFAIAITLLIIEFKIPHITKETTFDNAWEQLVELKYNFFALLLSFFLIVTYWMRHHFLFKHIHNYNKQIIIANMIMLLPIIFFPFTTAFFAESVDNKNVVILAFRFFLLNHILAGLAIYILYWLAIVKHKEYSFEMTLVERKKFTSDLLFTTITFSIIFLVTFLTNNVQTVLFVFLVCGISKKIFDTFVKKIIRKA, encoded by the coding sequence ATGACTCAGAAACAACAACACACATCTTTTAGTGATAAGCATCCTAAGCAGGATTTTCAGGTAGAGCGCTTAGCTTTTTTTAGTGATGCAATTTTTGCTATTGCTATTACCCTTCTTATTATAGAGTTTAAAATTCCGCATATAACTAAAGAAACCACTTTTGATAATGCATGGGAACAGTTAGTTGAGCTTAAGTACAATTTTTTTGCTCTTTTACTGAGCTTTTTTCTCATTGTAACCTATTGGATGCGTCATCATTTTCTATTTAAGCATATTCATAATTACAATAAGCAAATTATAATAGCCAATATGATCATGCTGCTACCCATTATCTTCTTTCCTTTTACTACTGCTTTTTTTGCTGAGAGTGTGGACAATAAGAATGTTGTTATATTAGCATTTAGATTTTTTCTGTTAAATCATATTCTTGCGGGGCTTGCCATTTATATCCTTTATTGGCTCGCCATTGTAAAACACAAAGAATATTCTTTTGAAATGACTTTAGTGGAAAGAAAAAAATTCACTTCTGACCTGCTATTCACAACAATTACTTTCTCAATTATATTTTTAGTAACTTTTTTGACTAACAATGTTCAGACTGTTTTATTCGTATTTCTTGTATGTGGAATATCAAAAAAAATATTTGATACATTCGTAAAAAAAATAATCAGAAAAGCGTAA
- a CDS encoding glycosyltransferase family 2 protein has product MRFLIIIPAHNEEDNLSFTLDSLQQQSSKDFKVVVVNDGSVDGTPEIIRKYTETDARFETINLQKSEHQPGSKVVHAFKNGLRTQSMDDFDIICKFDADIILPSNYLAAVETAFANNPVYGLVGGLLYIEKEGSWVYEGNSNKHHVRGPMKAYRKECFIQIGGLRETLGWDNIDSILLENLGWKEVVLPELHVKLIKVKGADYTIRPADYYGRYFYFLGLNRFLAYIASSKEAMKSKSPSFFFDIINSYENCRSKKIELKITKEEQKAVNDQRWRMLKKKWLKM; this is encoded by the coding sequence GTGAGGTTTTTAATCATAATTCCTGCTCATAACGAAGAAGACAATCTCTCCTTTACACTTGATTCTTTACAGCAGCAAAGCAGCAAAGATTTTAAAGTAGTGGTAGTGAATGACGGTTCTGTAGATGGAACTCCTGAAATCATCAGAAAATATACAGAAACTGATGCCCGCTTTGAAACGATCAACCTTCAGAAATCTGAACATCAGCCAGGATCTAAAGTAGTGCATGCTTTTAAAAATGGTCTCCGGACACAATCTATGGATGATTTTGATATCATCTGTAAATTTGATGCCGATATCATCCTTCCCAGCAATTATCTAGCAGCCGTAGAAACAGCTTTTGCCAATAACCCGGTATACGGACTCGTAGGAGGGCTTTTGTATATAGAAAAAGAAGGAAGCTGGGTCTATGAAGGAAATTCTAATAAACATCACGTAAGAGGGCCTATGAAGGCTTACCGTAAAGAATGTTTTATCCAGATCGGAGGCTTAAGGGAAACATTGGGTTGGGATAATATTGATTCCATATTGTTGGAAAATCTGGGATGGAAGGAAGTTGTTCTTCCGGAACTCCATGTGAAGCTGATAAAAGTAAAAGGAGCCGATTACACCATACGTCCTGCAGATTATTATGGCAGGTACTTTTATTTCTTAGGTCTTAACAGGTTTCTGGCTTATATAGCTTCTTCAAAAGAAGCCATGAAAAGCAAATCTCCATCATTTTTCTTTGATATTATAAATTCCTATGAAAATTGCAGATCAAAAAAAATAGAGCTCAAAATTACAAAAGAAGAACAAAAAGCGGTTAATGATCAGCGTTGGAGAATGCTGAAAAAAAAATGGCTGAAGATGTAG
- the aspA gene encoding aspartate ammonia-lyase gives MENFRKESDLLGELNVPLDAYYGVQTQRAINNFKISGQLLSSYPDFIKGLAFVKKAAAKTNYELGLLDENLYFKIAEACDEIVEGKYHDQFPVDMIQGGAGTSINMNANEVIANIVLEKLGKNKGEYEFCSPNDHINLSQSTNDAYPTAIKMGLLQMNIGLVERLEKIIAAFRAKGQEFHDVIKMGRTQLQDAVPMTLGQEFEAYAATLEEDISKLNNNANLFVEVNMGATAIGTGLNAPVGYATLCAKNLAQITGYPIVSAPDLVEATPDTGSYVIYSSATKRLAVKLSKICNDLRLLSSGPRAGLFEINLPPMQPGSSIMPGKVNPVIPEVVNQVCFKVFGNDLTVTFAAEAGQLQLNVMEPVLSHAIMENINFLCNALDTLRDKCVVGITANKEICLNMVKHSIGIVTALNPYIGYKQSTQIAKEALETGKSVYNLVLEKGILSQEKLDEILDPKNMLKPHNK, from the coding sequence ATGGAAAATTTCAGAAAAGAAAGTGATCTATTAGGCGAACTGAATGTGCCTTTAGATGCTTATTATGGGGTTCAGACACAAAGAGCTATCAACAATTTCAAAATTTCAGGACAGCTTTTGTCTTCATATCCTGATTTCATAAAAGGATTGGCGTTTGTAAAAAAAGCAGCTGCTAAAACCAATTATGAATTAGGACTTCTAGATGAAAACCTGTATTTTAAAATAGCAGAAGCGTGTGATGAAATTGTAGAAGGGAAATATCATGACCAGTTTCCGGTAGATATGATTCAGGGGGGAGCAGGAACTTCCATCAACATGAATGCGAATGAAGTGATCGCCAATATCGTGTTGGAAAAATTAGGAAAAAATAAAGGAGAATACGAATTCTGTTCACCTAATGATCATATCAATCTTTCACAGTCTACTAATGATGCTTATCCTACAGCTATCAAAATGGGATTGCTGCAGATGAACATCGGTCTGGTAGAAAGACTTGAAAAAATTATTGCTGCATTCCGTGCAAAAGGACAGGAGTTTCATGATGTTATCAAAATGGGCCGTACACAGCTTCAGGATGCTGTTCCAATGACTTTGGGGCAGGAGTTTGAAGCTTACGCAGCTACATTGGAAGAAGATATCTCTAAGCTGAATAATAATGCAAACCTTTTTGTAGAAGTAAACATGGGGGCAACTGCTATCGGAACAGGATTAAATGCTCCGGTAGGATATGCTACACTTTGTGCTAAAAACTTAGCTCAGATTACAGGTTACCCGATTGTTTCTGCACCGGATTTAGTGGAAGCAACACCTGATACAGGATCTTATGTGATCTACTCTTCAGCAACGAAGCGTCTTGCCGTGAAATTATCAAAAATCTGTAATGACTTAAGATTACTTTCATCAGGGCCAAGAGCCGGTCTTTTTGAAATCAATCTTCCGCCAATGCAGCCGGGATCTTCTATCATGCCAGGTAAAGTAAATCCGGTAATTCCGGAAGTGGTAAACCAGGTTTGTTTCAAAGTATTCGGGAATGATCTTACCGTAACTTTTGCAGCAGAAGCAGGACAATTACAGCTTAATGTAATGGAGCCGGTACTTTCTCATGCCATCATGGAAAATATCAACTTCCTTTGCAATGCCTTAGATACTCTTCGCGATAAATGTGTGGTTGGAATTACGGCCAATAAAGAAATCTGTCTGAATATGGTGAAGCACAGCATCGGTATTGTAACGGCTCTGAACCCTTATATCGGGTACAAACAATCTACACAAATTGCTAAAGAAGCATTAGAAACCGGAAAAAGTGTTTACAATCTTGTTCTTGAAAAGGGAATTCTTTCCCAGGAGAAGCTGGATGAAATCCTTGATCCGAAAAATATGCTGAAACCGCATAATAAATAA
- a CDS encoding N-acetylmuramoyl-L-alanine amidase, whose protein sequence is MRKTLYIIGLSTFVFSCTSQQNVKKNTYKPKTPITQAKPTVQTTTPVAPKPKVVSDHGVDFFTTNIADPTKNDNTTSYGSIVSAKPGGYKVVKTYFPAVAQNFRQRYLILHYTALADDKSITVLTQQAVSAHYLVNNTGDNEIYQLVDENKRAYHAGVSSWRNDKNLNDTSIGIEIVNAGYTTDAAGKRTFAPFSDDQVKKVAALVKDIVARYQIQPTYVLAHSDIAPTRKQDPGPMFPWKKLYDEYQIGMWYDETAKQTYLEAAQADISAKYNEPSFIFLIQTSLQKFGYGLDLSGTWDDATKKTIEAFQYHFRPQNYDGIMDAETWAILQALNQKYPVK, encoded by the coding sequence ATGCGTAAGACATTATATATCATCGGATTAAGCACTTTTGTTTTTTCATGTACTTCTCAGCAAAATGTGAAAAAAAATACTTACAAACCGAAAACCCCAATAACACAGGCGAAACCGACGGTTCAGACAACAACTCCGGTGGCTCCAAAACCAAAAGTAGTCTCCGATCATGGAGTAGACTTTTTTACTACTAATATAGCAGACCCAACAAAAAATGATAATACAACAAGTTACGGTTCTATTGTATCTGCAAAACCAGGAGGATACAAAGTTGTAAAGACTTATTTCCCCGCAGTAGCCCAAAACTTCAGACAACGTTACTTAATATTACATTATACAGCTCTTGCAGATGATAAATCTATTACCGTTCTTACACAGCAGGCGGTGAGTGCCCACTATCTGGTAAATAATACAGGAGATAACGAGATCTATCAGTTGGTAGATGAAAACAAAAGAGCGTACCATGCAGGAGTAAGTTCATGGAGAAATGATAAAAATCTTAATGATACTTCTATCGGGATTGAAATTGTAAATGCCGGTTACACTACAGATGCTGCAGGTAAAAGAACATTTGCTCCTTTTAGTGATGATCAGGTAAAAAAAGTGGCCGCATTGGTTAAAGATATTGTGGCAAGATATCAGATTCAGCCTACTTATGTACTTGCTCATTCAGATATTGCTCCAACAAGAAAGCAGGATCCCGGGCCTATGTTCCCATGGAAAAAACTGTATGACGAATACCAGATTGGGATGTGGTATGATGAAACAGCAAAGCAGACTTATCTTGAGGCGGCACAGGCAGACATTAGTGCAAAATATAACGAACCCAGCTTTATCTTCCTTATTCAGACTTCATTACAGAAATTTGGATACGGACTGGATCTTAGCGGAACATGGGATGATGCTACCAAAAAAACAATTGAAGCATTCCAGTACCACTTCCGTCCACAGAATTATGACGGAATCATGGATGCTGAAACATGGGCAATCCTGCAAGCTTTAAATCAAAAATATCCAGTAAAATAA
- a CDS encoding tetratricopeptide repeat protein encodes MKLFIHIILMSLLFFQAPLAGQKISDDSLMKIANQEIYNNPDKAINIVKKLLRKEKDLNKSIKIYLILSTAGIAKRNFDESLQYILKARELVQKTNDPKIQTSFLIAVAIQYQQMELFSKSLETLDEADGYLVKLPEDSYLKHFETARSFALRGMIYKSQSNPEIALQEFLIAIRNFEKIKEEEKTYFNQSIIYYNIGHCYLSLNQPDNAEKAFMKSMNLAGLIKAKSLEAFALKGLAEINKQKHQNQEALKLLIKAENLGREAGDLSLNEGIYKEMADNYLAMGNPNLYQVYSRKYFETKFKREQSELSSINHAIDVHNIETQKKSEKLTIRYNYFIAGMIIVGLFIVSIFSYLVMKIRKQNKKYQNEIKKLIKD; translated from the coding sequence ATGAAACTCTTTATCCATATCATTTTGATGAGTCTTCTGTTTTTCCAGGCACCTCTTGCCGGGCAGAAAATCTCTGATGACTCCCTGATGAAGATTGCCAATCAGGAAATTTATAACAATCCGGATAAAGCCATAAATATTGTAAAGAAACTGCTCCGAAAAGAAAAAGACCTCAATAAATCCATTAAAATCTATCTGATTCTATCCACAGCAGGAATTGCCAAGAGAAACTTTGACGAATCTCTGCAATATATTCTGAAAGCAAGAGAGTTGGTTCAGAAAACAAACGATCCCAAGATCCAGACCAGTTTTTTGATTGCAGTAGCTATACAATACCAGCAGATGGAACTCTTTAGCAAAAGTCTCGAAACATTGGACGAAGCTGATGGGTATTTGGTAAAACTGCCTGAAGATTCCTATCTGAAGCATTTTGAAACAGCCAGAAGTTTTGCCCTGCGCGGAATGATCTATAAAAGCCAGTCGAATCCCGAAATCGCCCTTCAGGAATTTTTAATTGCTATCAGAAACTTTGAAAAAATAAAAGAAGAAGAGAAAACATACTTTAATCAGAGTATTATTTACTATAATATTGGCCATTGTTATCTCAGTCTGAATCAACCAGACAATGCAGAAAAAGCTTTCATGAAATCTATGAATCTTGCAGGTTTGATAAAAGCAAAAAGTTTGGAAGCGTTTGCTTTAAAAGGATTGGCAGAGATAAACAAACAAAAACATCAGAATCAGGAAGCATTGAAACTGTTAATAAAAGCTGAAAACTTAGGCAGGGAAGCAGGAGATCTGTCACTTAATGAAGGAATTTATAAAGAAATGGCGGATAATTATCTGGCGATGGGAAATCCCAACCTTTATCAGGTTTACAGCAGAAAATACTTTGAAACAAAATTTAAAAGAGAACAAAGCGAATTGAGCTCCATTAATCATGCTATTGATGTTCATAATATAGAAACTCAAAAGAAAAGTGAGAAGCTAACCATCCGGTATAATTATTTTATTGCAGGGATGATAATTGTCGGACTTTTTATAGTAAGCATCTTTTCCTATTTAGTTATGAAGATCAGAAAGCAGAATAAGAAATATCAGAATGAAATAAAGAAACTTATCAAGGATTGA
- a CDS encoding helix-turn-helix domain-containing protein, with translation MIGISGKNNEEMILMLKKILKSNISILFFILWCPVFINGQAAPDFSILTDKAFQKLYQNPEECISYSQSLLMSDKNIEHKVILRNIISQAYALQGNYVQSVSISNQKEDDDKKGNFSHFIQLFDDYNLADQYQNLGLYGQSKKIIAGILKDPELLKSNNPKERMVIAKLFQLQGINAGIDRNYNAALLNIDKSDSYLNNNNEENRIIKWENMIFRSAFLMPQNKLEESKKLLDEVIQGIEKHGNNAFISAFAYESMSRYYFLKGDYNEAVKQLEKGFSEIENFPYNDLKIIFYELFARSYLALNNDEKYYYYNNLYTDLKAKLDSNKKEGIQYIVKLLETYHHKNLEFQEQHKEKLFRTIGIVILILIAGMIAYFLSESSRSRHLKKQLDFFEKLKIKEDPISLEVEMLKDETAKENKSQEKDLSKISKEKEEEILQKLKDWEKSDNYLNKNMSLAILSAQTGINTKYLSEVINNNKGKNFNGYINELRIDHIARLLKTDPAYLNYKVSYLAEYAGFSSHGAFTNVFKSITGMSPNTYIQEIIKNKN, from the coding sequence ATGATAGGAATATCAGGTAAAAACAATGAGGAAATGATCCTTATGTTAAAAAAAATACTGAAAAGTAATATATCAATATTGTTTTTCATTCTGTGGTGCCCGGTTTTTATAAATGGGCAGGCTGCTCCTGATTTCAGTATTTTAACCGATAAAGCTTTTCAGAAACTATATCAGAATCCTGAAGAATGTATCAGCTATTCACAGAGCCTTCTGATGAGTGACAAAAATATTGAGCATAAAGTGATTCTTCGGAATATTATTTCCCAGGCTTATGCCTTGCAGGGGAATTATGTGCAGTCTGTAAGTATTTCCAATCAGAAAGAGGATGATGACAAAAAAGGGAATTTTTCCCATTTTATACAGTTGTTTGATGATTATAACCTGGCGGATCAGTATCAGAATTTAGGGTTGTACGGGCAGTCAAAAAAGATCATTGCAGGTATCTTAAAAGATCCGGAACTTTTAAAGAGCAATAATCCCAAAGAACGGATGGTGATTGCTAAACTGTTTCAGCTTCAGGGCATCAATGCCGGAATTGATAGAAATTATAATGCTGCTTTACTGAATATTGATAAAAGTGATTCTTACCTTAATAATAACAATGAAGAGAACAGGATTATCAAATGGGAGAATATGATTTTCCGGTCTGCTTTCCTGATGCCGCAGAATAAGCTTGAAGAATCAAAGAAATTACTTGATGAAGTTATTCAGGGTATTGAAAAACATGGGAATAATGCTTTTATCTCTGCATTTGCCTATGAAAGTATGTCCCGATATTACTTTCTGAAAGGTGATTACAATGAAGCTGTAAAACAACTGGAGAAAGGATTTTCCGAAATTGAGAACTTTCCTTATAATGATCTGAAAATCATATTTTATGAATTGTTTGCCCGAAGCTATCTGGCCCTAAATAATGATGAAAAATATTATTATTACAATAATTTATATACAGATTTAAAAGCAAAACTGGATTCCAATAAAAAGGAAGGCATACAATATATTGTAAAACTGCTTGAAACATATCATCATAAAAACCTTGAGTTTCAGGAGCAGCATAAAGAGAAACTGTTTAGGACTATTGGTATTGTTATTTTAATTCTTATTGCGGGAATGATTGCTTATTTTCTGAGTGAATCATCAAGAAGCAGACATCTCAAAAAACAGCTTGATTTTTTTGAGAAACTGAAAATAAAAGAAGATCCTATAAGTCTTGAAGTTGAAATGCTGAAAGATGAGACAGCAAAAGAGAATAAAAGTCAGGAAAAGGATCTATCTAAAATTTCCAAAGAAAAAGAGGAAGAGATTCTACAGAAGCTCAAAGACTGGGAAAAATCCGACAACTATCTGAATAAAAACATGTCACTGGCTATTCTTTCTGCCCAAACAGGGATAAATACTAAATATCTGTCTGAAGTCATCAATAATAATAAAGGAAAGAACTTTAACGGCTACATTAATGAGTTAAGAATTGATCATATTGCGCGCCTTTTGAAAACAGATCCGGCTTATCTGAATTATAAAGTAAGCTATCTGGCAGAATACGCTGGATTTTCATCTCATGGCGCATTTACAAACGTATTCAAGTCCATTACAGGAATGTCACCGAACACCTATATTCAGGAAATTATAAAAAATAAAAACTGA